CCCACCCAAAGCGCTTTCCTCATTCTGTTGTCctttcactgtagtccttccacggtgctctgtaagctccttactgagatctcgtgtgagactcatgagatctcctcagtaaggagattactgagaactgcggaaggactacagtgacagactcagcagcattgatcaggccaggggcgcccctgcccccgcaccaatcaataatgccgctgagaaCTGTCaagtagcccagttagacctcgggttaatccggccctgtgtattGTCCATACTTGTAAAGGTCTCATGAAAGCAACAGAAGTGCAACTTACATGCTTAGAGTTGCCGCAAACTAGAGGATTGCCAGCTTGGTTTCTCATGCTGTATAATACCTTCTACCTCCCCTTCTACACGGGGGCGCTGACTGCAGATGTCCGTGAGTTTCGGAACGGATCGGTATTCTAGGGATACTGCGTATGAGTTTTTTCTGTAGTTATGGCTGTCTGTGTGCTGGGTGGGGTCTTGTTATTAATACCCACAGTCGTTCGCAAAAAAACGTTAATATTGATGTTGTTATTGTCATTTTGGTGTCCGGTTTAAAATTTTCCAACACTTTCACCTCCAACTTTGAAGCTTCCTcaggaaatttgtttttttttgtaataggttGTGTTGCTGGCACAATATGTACAGTCAGCTAATTGTGGTGTATGGTCAGCGTGAATAAGTTTTCTTGGATGTCCTGGATTGCATTGGTAATGCCGTCGCTGTTCACTTTCTGTCCTGTTGTGTGAGGTATTGCAAAAGGTTTACCAAATGATAACAGGAGATCAAACACCTTTTCAGTGATTGATGACTGCCCTGTGATACCCTCACCCCCTTCTACAATACTTTCAGTAAGATACAACTGAAAGTACAGAAACATAAAATTGAGGTGGTGGGCTAGATTTGAAACACTCCCCCATGGGTGATAGACCCAGATAGAGAAACTCCAGACCCCAAGTACAAAGTAAAAACAGGGATAACAAGTTTAGAAATGAAATCTTCACTGTATTTTATACCAGTACCAGAGGTGATAGAACATTGCTCAGGGGACAAATAGCTACATTGGATGAATTGAGGGAATATTGTGTTACTTTGATCCCTAATCATTGGTGGTATTTGGAGAAGGGAcaactgtcaggtgccgtctccgcaggcgccggacaccttctctccgcaatccacgtcctgctGCCTAGCAgaagaactctatctctactcacctgtctgcagccagcatgtctaaaccgcctaaatctccctaacccaatcaggaggcaccttagagtacttaaagcagcctctgacacatgtctagtgccagagtattggttctaaccagctccagcatttagtttatattcctgttcctgacctcctgtgtatttgactccttggcttgttttgacctctcttccggatatcccttgtacttcgctgcctgcaCTGGTTATGACCTTTGGAccatccctgactactcttgcctactctccgtggtacctcgcttccttggtttcgactcggcctatctgactaccctctaatcgctgcactggtgacttcctgggagaatcgcgacctgcacatcgcacgcagcaaagcccaaacctccttgcgggggtccctggtgaacaccggtggtgtgttagactccgcgcctctcaggttagtagcgctgataccagtcagtgatattccttgtgtaaaagtgtgacaacaACTATAAGAACATTGGGTAGTGGTACATGATTTGGTTTATGTAGTAGTAAAAACCTGTGAACATCAGACAGAATGTAAAGTATGAGTGACACTGGCagggacagaaaagaaaaataagataGGAGTATTAGTAACTTCAGGTCTATGTGATACATATTTAGTGTTACTAGAAGGTACAGATAATCCTGTCTATTTCTCTATCTGCAGGTTGGTTCGTATTGCTGAATGGTGGCCTGGAAGTGGAATAGGTGCTCTCTTCTGGTGATCTACCCAATTATTAACTTCAGATAGAACACTTCTGTATGTTGCTATACTGATATCTCCGGATGAACTGTTAAAGAAGATGCCCAATGACTTGATTGGCTCAGTTGGTTAAACCCTGCTAATTGGCTTTCTGAGTGGGAAGGTTGGTTTAGTGGTATTACttatagtttgttatatgtaaTCCTTGTATTAATTTGAATGTATTTTCAGGATTGTAACTGGTTGTTTTATAAAATCTGATAAAAACAGTTGAGGCtttgaaaaaaaacacaccaaaaaagaTTCACGCTATCCAGGattggcaaataaaaaaacaaaatacttccACGGGTCCTCTGGAGGACGACGCTAAACTAGTCTTTTTCAAAGTCCCTGGATATATTTTGGATTATTGGTGTGGAATAGCAGGGATACTTGGATGGATTACAGAAGACCCTGGATGTAGGCGAGTACTACAgaggcttttatttattttacataaagtcgttttagaatgtgtgtgtgtgtgtgcgtgcgttttatttaaatgtttcttggtgcactacagctTCTAGCTTCCAGCCTGGtgtcaggtcatgctggcactcgtgattccccaagtgccagcatgccccgggcatgctgagacctgtagtgcacaatgACAAAATGgtttattggtttattattactgtcaattttattttgtttatttttattattatcccaCACACATTGCCCAGGAGTATGGAAGTGCCCCTGGTACCCCTAAGGCGGAGGTGTGGCTGGataacttataaataacttatttgtggctggattacGTAGAAATAACTCCCAGTAATAACTACCagccctccaggctgatttatgtgcaagCTGCATGAACCGGCTTGGATTgtttagaggggcaggaggctggatgacctcctgccagggtatctgtgtaaatctgtataaaaagcgcactgtttgaccatgtagtatCATTATTGCATCTGTAACTCTTGAAAGATTGCTAGTACCATAAGCTAGCGTGTAACTATTCTTATAAGgactaataaaacattactgcttcaagatcctgctccGACACCTACTTAACTGTGGCaatttctggctgttctgaggttgggactcaGCATTCCAGTATTAATGCTCTGCCAACGACCTTGCAACTCTGGCCCatgcgataggccagggggaaccatccacagcaaccctgatgtaAAGGAAGAAATCAGAGGTATCAGCCCAGGAGCCCAGTgagaggtacactagcagcgaaagttacccagaaagaaCCGGGTCTAGGTGCCggcgaaggagcctagtggtagcAGCAATCCACTCCTACTGTGGTCAGAGAGGCCCAAttttggataaagaaaggggacggtggcaaagaaaGCTGGTCCCCAACACAACAGACAGTGTAGCATATgtgatccatcctgtcacacggTATAATAATGTGGTCTTGTTATTACTGTGGAATGTGATGCCATAACTGCAATTAGTTCCATCCATGAGCAATCTCTCCCAGTCTTATGTTGATGACATACATTCCACCTATGTCTATGGATGATAACTAAATTATAACATgttaatatattgtatgtctggAGCTTTGACTTGCCCTCCAGTCATGTGCAATAAGTATATAGTCTGGAAAAATATTGAGTATTTTTATAATTTGCATTTATAAACATCTTTTACAATATCTGGACTATTGCTGCAACCCTGTTTCATGTCTATCGGGTCAGGTAAATGGCCCTTCTCCTTTGTCAAATGTGTAAAAAGAGCTAATTTGCAAGTGAAACATTTCTAACACCTttcagaacatggaaactgtTTTTCATGTGTTCAGTTCTCAGATGTTGAAGATTTTGTATATGTGTCAAATATTTCTCCCACTCAGATCATGGAAATGATTTtacacctgtgtgagttttctgatgtctaTGAAGACCTGATTTCTGCATAAAACATTTGCCACACTgaaaacatggaaatggtttctcccctgtgtgagttctctggtgTTCATCAAGACCTGATTtccgtgtaaaacattttccacactcagagcaaggaaatggtttctcacctgtgtgagttctctgatgtttaacaagatctgatctctgtataaaacattttccacactgaaaacatgaaaatggtttctcccctgtgtgagttctctggtgTTCAACAAGACGTGATTTCTGTATAAAACATttgccacactcagaacatggaaatggcttctcacctgtgtgagttctctgatgtctaatgaGACCAcatttctgtgtaaaagatttcccaCACTCAAAGCATGGAAAAGGtctttcacctgtgtgagttctctgatgaagAATAAGACAtgctttctgtgtaaaacatttccgacactcagaacatggaaatggtctctcacctgtgtgagttctctgatgaagAATAAGACAtgctttctgtgtaaaacatttcccacactcaggacatggaaatggtttctctcctgtgtgagttcgTTGATGCCTAACAAAGTCTGATTGATATATAAAACTTTTTCCACATTCACAACAGGGAAAGACTGTATTACCTGTATGAGCTGTTCTATCTATAACAATATCTGAGTTATCAAGAGAACATCCCTCatgattagagggatcagatATTATATCTGTACTGTGAAGTACTGTATGTATATTTAGGGTAATAGGGTTTTCTCTTGGAGAATCTTGTATGGTGTCATCTTCTATtttaaaatctggagacaaaacgAGATATCCCTCTGAGATTTTCCTGCTTTTGcgtccatctgctggaaataaatgtacataaatagacgtcttatttgtacactgaggaGCAAGTTGTTGTTCCATTAGTGAGTTCAAGATGTTCAgttgtttaattttaatttgcaAACTATGAAACCTTTATCTTAATTATAAATGTACAAAAAGCTAACATGACATGACtttttgccaaatccaaaaaCAGCAGCAGGCTTGCTGCTTATGTGATCTACGAGAGGCTCAGAGACAGCCCCATCAATCAGTAGGTGCCAATCCGTCGGGTCAGCACAATatagcaccaggaggaaacaccACAATGGGAACAAGACCAGGAATAAAAATGGGCTTCACCCCACTGGCAGGAGTCTTCAGTTTGGACAGTACTGATTAGAGGGTTTAAGCTCCAGTTGGACTGGTCGTGGATTGTGTTGGAGACTGGAATTTATAGCTCAATGAACTTCACCATGTTGTGAGTCTGACAAAATCATGAAAATATTGGACAAGGTCACTACGATACTGGTAGAGGAATGAAGATTGTTAAGCAGGGATAGCACACCAAGAGAACACGACTAAGCTTCTTTCAGATATTGTTGTGCATTAGGTTTTGCTGAGGTAAACCCACTGGTACCTGTTCATAAAATTCCAttaatctgtgtgtatatatacaataaaagtatGTTTTACTCTACCATCTATTTGACTAGGTGAATTCGTACTCACAGAGAAATTGggtattattatcgtagatttgtaacaTGCCACAGTGCTCTACAGCGTCATACAGTAGGGTATGCCAGACTGGTACATAAGGATACCTCCAGGAAAACCAGAAAAACTGGTGTGTTAAAAAGATAAACATTAACCTAGTATTCTTCAAACCTTAGTATTGTCCAATCTGCACCAGCTTCCAAAACATCAAAATACGTGTAAGTAGTGTAGGTGGACATTATTTCTACTGCTTTAAGAAAAGAGGAGAAAAATTCCCATGTGTCCATTTAACCCTAAAATATGTCACGGCAATCAatccaaaaagaaaaataaagtattcAGTTTCCTTGCTAGGAAAATTAAGTGAAAATAACTTCCTCCAATTTCTATAAATTACCAGTAGACAATGCTAAGACCATTGGTAAGGGCAAATTTGAAGCTGATGATCCTGTTGGTTTCTACAGTTTCCTGTTGgcaaaataaatatactgtagtATCAGGATAAGCAGACTGAAAATTTCTAAAGGAGGTTGAGTAGAAGCCAACGTGGGTGGTTGAGCTCCCATCCAGAACTACGCAATATGCCTCCATCTGACTCAAGTCCTGGGTAATCCCCATGTAATATATATGACTACAGATGCAAAGAGCTCATTTGCACTGGGAACTCTTAGGAGCTAGTATTGCCTCATGTgtcagggttttttattttgacaagcatccctggatttattacagatgaccAGCATGGATCTAGGTGAGAAACTAAGAAGATGAACGAGGGTagtgtaggggtgtttttattttaattaaaataattgttatacatgtgtgttttatttacagtttTCCTTGGTGAGAGTAGGCCCTGGGTGTGTTGACAATATGACTTGTCgacattatggtgtcaacattttaactACATCTCACTGTTTGATTTAAAACATTACTAAAAATAAGAAACACTGTATTGTAGGGTCTTTGCAGTGTAACAGGGCAAAGGGAAATATTTAGTGCAGTACCCTAGAAATACAGAAGTATCTGGATACAAGCATGTACTCTTCCACCTTACTACCAATGGAGGCACTGTGTATTAAGAACATCTCCGGCTATTTATCTGAAAAAGTATCTCCAAAATCTTGTTAACCATTTTCTAATATAATCCAGAAAATCATCGACTGCAGAAATCCCAAAACCTGCCATAGATAACGGACTTTGATGATATATCCTTAAAAAAGGGGAGGTTTGACTGTCCAAGGCCCATTTTACCAGTGTTTTAAAATGAGCAACGGGACTAGAGAGGAATGGACGTAACCAATATTGTtatttcccagcagtcacctgGAGAATAGGATTAAGCAGTCAGTTATTTTTCTTTAACATGGCCAGATGTGATGCTTTATCCCTGAAACGGGTGCTACTGGCTTGGGAGATTTCCTGCTAGGGCTCTGGAGCGATGCCACCCGGCATTTCTGTCTGCCGCCTGGATTTCTTTCTGCTGTCTGCATTGCTGCTGATCTCATGGTCGCCATTGCCTCGTCGGAGATGGCACATTTCCTGCTTGTGAGTCCTGTCATTGCAGAGATCATTGGTCTCTGGCTGTTCTTGGGGACCGGAGATCCAGCGCTGCCCCCACTCTGCTTTAACCACTCACATATCACTCTGGGATGGAGCCAGCTGGAGAGGTGCCAAGGGGTTGGCCATCTTGCTGCACTTGATTGAAAAACACCACTGGTCTTGCGGACTGTCTGTGTCACAGGGTCCAGGTAAGCGGAGCTGTCTCAGAGATTTTCCACCATCCGACCCTCCTGCCTCCTGCACATATTCTGTGGCTCTGggcctgcaatttttttttatcattttcagtgcACTGAAAATCAATTTTTAAGTGTGAGTGCTGCCATCTGGTGGGGCTAAGGGATATTGCTTCTGACTCTATAACAGTTCTTCTTCTGCAGTGACTTTCCATACTCTGAGGGTGCCCAAGGTGATGGTGAGAGATCTGTATGTCTACCTTACTACTGCTTGTGTGTTTGACCATTCAATTGGAGGCTACATTCAGTCAGGGGTAAAACTAATAGAGCCTCTGCAGCTGCAAAGCTGCAAAAATATGCCCGTATCTCTTCTGTTCTTAACTCATATGATGCTCAAGGCTCTACTAGACCATCCACAACGTCTGCGGAAAGAGCTACTGTGGCCACGGAGGATTCTAATTCCATTCAACAGGTTCTCCTAGCTATCACTTCCTCTAAGAAACGGGAGATGGACCGGATTGGAAATGTTCAGTCTGATCTCTCCCTTATCCGTCGTGAACTGCAGAAAATGTGGGAGCGAGTTGGTGAGACTGAACATCGTATATCTTCAATAAAAGATGTTATCGCCCAACATCGCCCCAATGAAAGGACACACAGACTTACCAACCAAATCaata
The nucleotide sequence above comes from Mixophyes fleayi isolate aMixFle1 chromosome 6, aMixFle1.hap1, whole genome shotgun sequence. Encoded proteins:
- the LOC142160651 gene encoding uncharacterized protein LOC142160651; amino-acid sequence: MKTPRTNEPVVKKISGDSETPSSHPCVSGGLSRTQSPITVSPPHSLIHERDNDQKILELTNKIIQLLTGEEGEFRGRCKDIIMENHQPLTSLDGFCNRNTPERCPRPLYSQDCTEENHSIPQEYQVKGLTDIKIEDTEGEEETYVRGDQQCKEEEIPTDISTADGRKSRKISEGYLVLSPDFKIEDDTIQDSPRENPITLNIHTVLHSTDIISDPSNHEGCSLDNSDIVIDRTAHTGNTVFPCCECGKSFIYQSDFVRHQRTHTGEKPFPCPECGKCFTQKACLILHQRTHTGERPFPCSECRKCFTQKACLILHQRTHTGERPFPCFECGKSFTQKCGLIRHQRTHTGEKPFPCSECGKCFIQKSRLVEHQRTHTGEKPFSCFQCGKCFIQRSDLVKHQRTHTGEKPFPCSECGKCFTRKSGLDEHQRTHTGEKPFPCFQCGKCFMQKSGLHRHQKTHTGVKSFP